One region of Rhodocaloribacter litoris genomic DNA includes:
- a CDS encoding phosphomannose isomerase type II C-terminal cupin domain codes for MWLEADNRPWGRWEEYLNEPGYRVKRIVVNPGQRLSLQKHRHRQEHWVIVRGTGLFTLDDTVTRVQAGDHVHIPVGGVHRIENDGEDYLVLIETQLGLCLEDDIVRLEDDYGRVA; via the coding sequence ATGTGGCTGGAAGCGGACAACAGACCCTGGGGACGCTGGGAAGAATACCTGAATGAGCCGGGGTACCGGGTCAAGCGCATCGTGGTCAATCCCGGGCAGCGGTTGTCCCTGCAGAAGCACCGGCACCGGCAGGAGCACTGGGTGATCGTCCGGGGCACGGGCCTGTTCACCCTCGACGACACGGTCACCCGCGTGCAGGCCGGCGACCACGTGCACATCCCCGTCGGCGGCGTGCACCGCATCGAGAACGACGGCGAGGATTACCTGGTCCTCATCGAGACGCAGCTCGGGCTCTGCCTCGAGGACGACATCGTCCGGCTGGAGGACGATTACGGGCGCGTGGCGTGA
- the ribE gene encoding 6,7-dimethyl-8-ribityllumazine synthase — protein sequence MPEYIEGHLVARDAGFALVVSRFNAFITEHLLEGALDALRRHGADMDRVTVVRCPGSFEVPLVAGKLAASGKYEAVICLGAVIRGATTHYDLVAGEVAKGTAQVALQTGVPVIFGVITTDTIEQAIERAGTKAGNKGAEAALAAIEMVNLLRQL from the coding sequence ATGCCTGAGTACATCGAAGGCCATCTCGTAGCCCGGGACGCCGGCTTTGCCCTGGTGGTGAGCCGGTTCAACGCCTTCATCACGGAACACTTGCTGGAAGGAGCCCTCGACGCCCTGCGCCGCCACGGAGCGGACATGGACCGTGTGACGGTGGTCCGGTGTCCCGGTTCGTTCGAAGTGCCCCTGGTGGCCGGGAAACTCGCCGCCTCGGGGAAGTACGAGGCCGTCATCTGCCTGGGGGCGGTCATCCGCGGTGCGACCACGCACTACGACCTGGTGGCCGGCGAGGTGGCCAAGGGCACGGCGCAGGTGGCCCTGCAGACCGGCGTGCCGGTCATCTTCGGCGTCATCACGACGGACACCATCGAGCAGGCCATCGAACGGGCCGGGACCAAGGCCGGCAACAAGGGTGCGGAGGCGGCCCTTGCGGCCATCGAGATGGTCAACCTCCTGCGGCAACTCTGA
- a CDS encoding DUF4105 domain-containing protein, with product MRRFLLVCCLGLLGAPALAQLPDSVSAHTQVSLLTILPGEALYAAFGHSALRVHDPATGFDAVFNYGTFDFRDPLFLPKFAYGRLDYFLSVSPLAATLRGSRLEGRPVIEQVLNLSQEQVAVLYRFLRINARPENRTYRYDFLFDNCSTRLRDVLATTLGPALRFAPQPDPGLSFRRLLDPYLADRPWIDLGIDLLLGASTDRTATPHEVMFLPDYLMTAFDHATVVQGETARPLVARRDTLLVVPDYTPPVKAPAWPLWSFAALFAAGLAGTFRSARRPAPEGTAGRWDVLLFAATGLVGCFMLFMWLGTEHHVTRWNANLLWALPVHLPVAVLLWRGHFRGLRGYFIAAAAVTGVALAGALLDRPQDFHPATLPLILLLLLRCVWWSFRLRPAPRTTASPH from the coding sequence ATGCGACGTTTCCTGCTCGTCTGCTGCCTCGGCCTGCTGGGGGCTCCGGCCCTGGCCCAGCTGCCGGACAGCGTCTCGGCCCACACGCAGGTCTCGCTGCTGACCATCCTGCCGGGCGAGGCCCTCTATGCCGCCTTCGGACACAGTGCCCTGCGCGTGCACGACCCCGCCACGGGCTTCGACGCGGTCTTCAACTACGGCACGTTCGACTTCCGCGACCCCCTTTTCCTCCCGAAGTTTGCCTACGGCCGGCTCGACTACTTCCTCTCCGTCTCGCCGCTGGCCGCCACGCTGCGGGGCAGCCGCCTCGAAGGTCGCCCGGTCATCGAACAGGTGTTGAACCTGTCGCAGGAACAGGTGGCCGTCCTCTACCGCTTCCTCCGGATCAACGCCCGCCCGGAAAACCGCACCTACCGCTACGACTTCCTGTTCGACAACTGCTCCACGCGCCTGCGCGACGTGCTGGCGACCACCCTGGGACCAGCCCTACGGTTCGCCCCCCAGCCCGATCCCGGCCTTTCCTTCCGCCGCCTGCTCGACCCCTACTTGGCGGATCGTCCCTGGATCGACCTGGGCATCGACCTGCTGCTGGGTGCCTCGACGGACCGCACCGCCACCCCGCACGAGGTGATGTTTCTCCCGGACTACCTGATGACGGCGTTCGACCACGCCACGGTGGTGCAGGGAGAAACCGCACGGCCACTCGTCGCACGCCGGGACACGCTCCTGGTGGTACCGGATTACACCCCTCCGGTGAAGGCCCCCGCCTGGCCGTTGTGGAGCTTCGCCGCGCTCTTTGCCGCCGGACTCGCCGGAACCTTCCGGTCGGCCCGTCGCCCTGCCCCTGAAGGCACCGCCGGGCGCTGGGATGTGCTCCTCTTTGCCGCCACGGGCCTGGTGGGCTGCTTCATGCTCTTCATGTGGCTGGGCACCGAGCACCATGTGACGCGCTGGAACGCCAACCTCCTGTGGGCCCTGCCGGTGCACCTGCCGGTGGCGGTTCTGCTGTGGCGAGGGCACTTCCGGGGCCTGCGCGGCTACTTCATTGCGGCCGCCGCCGTCACCGGGGTGGCCCTGGCCGGTGCCCTGCTGGACCGGCCGCAAGACTTCCACCCGGCCACCCTGCCACTGATACTGCTCCTGCTGCTGCGCTGCGTGTGGTGGTCTTTCCGGCTGCGCCCGGCCCCCCGCACCACCGCCTCCCCGCACTGA
- a CDS encoding PHP domain-containing protein: MDLRRADLHTHTVCSDGMLAPEALVYLARERGLAALAVTDHDTVEGLEAAMAAGRRLGVEVIPGVELSVHVRAGTAHAYREVHLLGYFFDPAHPALRACLDTYRRQRRERGFRIVERLHDLGVPLRPEAVLAQAGDGVIGRPHVARALVAGGFAASYGEAFAQYLADEAPAFVPKPPFPFEEALALLHEAGGIGVLAHPGHWTSSHDLQYMIRAGLDGIETVHPAHDAVLTRYYRDVVRDFLLIETGGSDYHGLRDEEAEHFGKFGIPYARLEPARRRACTGMAQP; the protein is encoded by the coding sequence ATGGACCTGCGACGTGCCGATCTTCACACGCACACCGTCTGTTCCGACGGGATGCTGGCTCCGGAAGCCCTGGTGTATCTGGCCCGGGAGCGGGGGCTTGCCGCGCTGGCCGTCACCGACCACGACACGGTCGAAGGCCTCGAGGCCGCGATGGCGGCGGGGCGCCGCCTCGGCGTCGAGGTGATCCCGGGGGTCGAGTTGAGCGTGCATGTGCGGGCCGGCACGGCGCATGCATACCGGGAGGTACACCTGCTCGGTTACTTCTTCGATCCGGCGCATCCTGCCCTGCGGGCCTGTCTGGACACCTACCGCCGGCAACGCCGGGAGCGGGGGTTCCGCATCGTCGAGCGCCTGCACGACCTCGGCGTCCCGCTCCGCCCGGAGGCCGTGCTGGCCCAGGCCGGCGACGGGGTGATCGGGCGCCCGCACGTGGCCCGCGCCCTCGTCGCCGGCGGCTTCGCCGCCTCCTACGGCGAGGCCTTCGCGCAGTACCTGGCCGACGAGGCGCCGGCATTCGTTCCCAAACCCCCTTTTCCGTTCGAGGAAGCGCTGGCGCTGTTGCATGAAGCGGGAGGCATCGGCGTGCTGGCCCACCCCGGCCACTGGACGTCTTCTCATGACCTCCAGTACATGATCCGCGCCGGCCTCGACGGCATCGAGACGGTTCATCCCGCGCACGACGCCGTCCTCACCCGGTATTACCGCGACGTGGTCCGCGATTTTCTCTTGATAGAGACCGGCGGTTCGGATTATCATGGGCTCCGCGACGAAGAGGCGGAACACTTCGGGAAGTTTGGCATCCCGTACGCACGCCTCGAACCGGCGCGCCGCCGCGCCTGCACGGGCATGGCGCAGCCCTGA
- a CDS encoding lysylphosphatidylglycerol synthase transmembrane domain-containing protein: MPDPSSTLQEAPVPEAQAGEQVPSPPPFSWLSLLWPLLLSLGVLLVIGYFTFSPDDFVLMLDTLDPVMIGLALAMVVLRVLFGGWRLHFVSHGRLDFMAATRGQLAWDFASNMTPSLVGGAPLAAFYIARDSKSSRRGAVAVGEVGAWMLFVMILDQIWFALSVPLVLTATVFIEVIPASLGRVGFWTTVTYLLGFMLWTTVFAYATLVRPELLDRFTRFVFRIKGLRRFRERVTREMQQYQRRARILRSQPPVFYLYGFLLTLGTWLARYFLIVFIVWSVVPDVDVLLAFFRTAALTLSSLILPTPGGAGGIEGLYVLFLGPLMAKGMVVPTLLVWRILGYYIFLFFGVFVTTHTVHKTLRFRRRQARLGTNGHPAAEKTGAEAPPADPPAG; encoded by the coding sequence ATGCCCGACCCTTCGTCCACGCTTCAGGAGGCCCCGGTGCCCGAGGCGCAGGCGGGAGAACAGGTACCGTCGCCCCCTCCCTTCTCCTGGCTCAGCCTGCTCTGGCCGTTGTTGCTGAGCCTCGGGGTACTGCTCGTCATCGGGTACTTCACCTTCAGCCCGGACGACTTCGTCCTGATGCTCGACACGCTGGACCCGGTCATGATCGGGCTGGCGCTGGCCATGGTGGTGCTGCGGGTGCTCTTCGGCGGCTGGCGCCTGCACTTCGTCTCCCACGGACGGCTCGACTTCATGGCGGCCACACGCGGGCAACTGGCCTGGGACTTCGCTTCCAACATGACACCCTCGCTGGTCGGCGGCGCCCCCCTGGCCGCCTTCTACATCGCCCGGGACAGCAAGAGCAGCCGCCGCGGGGCCGTCGCCGTCGGCGAGGTGGGGGCCTGGATGCTCTTCGTGATGATCCTCGACCAGATCTGGTTCGCCCTCTCGGTGCCGCTCGTGCTCACGGCCACGGTCTTCATCGAGGTGATCCCGGCCTCGCTGGGCCGTGTCGGCTTCTGGACCACGGTCACCTACCTGCTGGGCTTCATGCTCTGGACCACCGTCTTCGCCTATGCCACGCTCGTGCGCCCCGAACTGCTGGACCGCTTCACCCGCTTCGTCTTCCGCATCAAGGGGTTGCGTCGTTTCCGGGAACGGGTCACGCGCGAGATGCAGCAGTACCAGCGCCGCGCCCGGATCCTTCGCTCCCAGCCGCCCGTCTTCTACCTGTACGGCTTCCTGCTGACCCTCGGCACCTGGCTGGCCCGGTACTTCCTCATCGTCTTCATCGTCTGGAGCGTCGTGCCCGACGTCGACGTGCTGCTGGCCTTCTTCCGCACCGCCGCCCTGACGCTCAGCTCGCTCATCCTGCCCACACCGGGTGGTGCCGGCGGCATCGAAGGCCTCTACGTCCTCTTCCTCGGCCCACTCATGGCCAAGGGCATGGTGGTCCCCACCCTGCTCGTATGGCGCATCCTGGGCTACTACATCTTCCTCTTCTTCGGCGTCTTCGTCACCACCCACACGGTGCACAAAACCCTCCGCTTTCGCCGGCGCCAGGCCCGCCTCGGCACCAACGGTCACCCCGCCGCCGAAAAAACCGGCGCCGAAGCGCCCCCCGCGGACCCACCCGCCGGCTGA
- a CDS encoding DUF72 domain-containing protein translates to MPDLSLDERRARVAAYDFRGVHPNARFGTASDRYAGWIGQIYPEAYHAKIKTRRKRLDDDTYEERLLPVASVRDYFEHFEVLELDFTFYRPLREEDGTPSNNLFVLEEYAGHAPATARFLLKAPQAFFARTLRRSRGGRPVYEANPDFLNAAAYLRRFHEPAREVLGERLAGILFEQEYQRQREGPDPMENIAALDGFFDALPDDVPLHLELRSPHLLIPPYFDWLAARGLGFVFSHWTWLPPIREQWQRCGGRFTAAGHSAVARLLTPLRVKYAEAYALAHPFDRPVPELSETPEARAMVLDATALVFQAARQGVVLNLIANNRAWGNAPDLARAIAYRVLEEEERRRTG, encoded by the coding sequence ATGCCCGACCTCTCCCTCGACGAACGCCGCGCCCGGGTTGCCGCCTACGACTTCCGCGGTGTGCACCCGAACGCCCGCTTCGGCACCGCCAGCGACCGCTATGCCGGATGGATCGGGCAGATCTACCCGGAGGCGTACCATGCGAAGATCAAGACACGGCGCAAGCGGCTCGACGACGACACCTACGAGGAACGCCTGCTGCCCGTCGCCTCGGTCCGGGACTACTTCGAGCATTTCGAGGTGCTCGAACTCGATTTCACCTTCTACCGCCCCCTCCGGGAGGAAGACGGCACACCGTCGAACAACCTGTTCGTCCTCGAAGAATACGCCGGACATGCCCCGGCAACGGCCCGTTTTCTGCTCAAAGCCCCGCAGGCGTTCTTCGCCCGCACGCTGCGCCGGAGCCGTGGCGGGCGGCCGGTCTATGAAGCCAATCCCGACTTCCTGAATGCGGCGGCCTACCTCCGCCGGTTCCACGAACCGGCCCGCGAGGTGCTCGGGGAACGGCTGGCCGGCATTCTCTTCGAGCAGGAATACCAGCGGCAGCGTGAGGGCCCCGATCCGATGGAAAACATCGCCGCGCTCGACGGCTTCTTCGATGCCCTGCCGGACGACGTGCCGCTGCACCTCGAACTCCGCTCGCCCCACCTGCTCATCCCGCCCTATTTCGACTGGCTGGCCGCGCGCGGTCTGGGGTTCGTCTTCAGCCACTGGACGTGGCTCCCGCCGATCCGGGAGCAATGGCAGCGCTGCGGTGGGCGGTTCACCGCCGCCGGCCACAGCGCCGTGGCCCGCCTGCTGACGCCGCTGCGCGTGAAGTACGCCGAAGCGTACGCCCTGGCCCATCCGTTCGACCGCCCGGTGCCGGAACTGTCCGAGACGCCGGAGGCCCGCGCCATGGTGCTGGACGCGACGGCGCTCGTCTTCCAGGCCGCCCGGCAGGGCGTCGTCCTCAACCTGATTGCCAACAACCGGGCCTGGGGCAACGCCCCCGACCTGGCCCGGGCCATCGCCTACCGCGTGCTCGAAGAGGAGGAGCGGCGCCGCACCGGATGA
- a CDS encoding two-component regulator propeller domain-containing protein, whose protein sequence is MTFLARFFLSRSRCLLLLVWAMGAGAVQAQMGAWTAHTSMREVVAVAASPEIVWAATTGGVFGYDVTTGAFDRFTPVEGLSSIEATALAFDAARSHLWIGYQDGVMDRLDVQTGTVRTIRDIARAGQFPNRRINRIVVHGDSIFVATAFGVVVYDPVREEVRDTYSRLGTLPPTTAVHDVAVAPVPGGGPGLWLGTDRGIAHAALATVNLQDPAAWTVEVAGLPGPDPVVHAVAGFEGRLYAGTPFGLYRRQPDGRYASAGVTGRAVTDLHVAGDRLFGVERFNLFVLEPGGQGRLLQADGFTEPTSVMTGPDGNLWFGDALEGLVAVATPDAVATKLTVLQRLVPEGPFNDQFVDMTFDRQGNLWAGEVGAGNSGFYRRSPDGRWTSYLGRFFGELAGTGRYTSVHADAQGNVWAASEGGGLVQVTPEGTLVRYDSRNASLLPASGTDNFVIVGGVASDPDGTIWATTRASPRPLHVRTPDGTWTALPPYTGQGLTFASTAYGRIYVDAFEQKWIVIRNENNLGQIRGLMILDTGGTPTDPSDDVFRFLDEEGGAGRGLPSPAVTAVVEDQEGLVWIGTEEGLAFMINTGIVARDPNNVPSWPTWADRSRGTFTLFGLRINGLAVDPANRLWAATNEGAWLIRAAPEGGYDLVAHFSTDNSPLFSNTVLSVAVDARTGQVYFATDRGLLSYQGDAVAPAEKPGDLFVYPNPVVLADGDTPDIIIEGLVQETEVRIVAPHGAVVARLSARGGRVRWDGRDLDGRLVPSGVYLVIAVGQNNEGTAYGKVAVIR, encoded by the coding sequence ATGACATTCCTTGCACGCTTCTTTTTGTCCCGGTCCCGGTGCCTGCTTCTTCTGGTCTGGGCGATGGGCGCGGGTGCCGTTCAGGCCCAGATGGGTGCCTGGACGGCGCACACGTCGATGCGGGAGGTGGTGGCTGTGGCGGCTTCGCCGGAGATCGTGTGGGCGGCCACCACGGGCGGCGTCTTCGGCTATGACGTCACCACCGGCGCGTTCGACCGTTTCACCCCGGTCGAAGGGCTCAGCAGTATCGAGGCCACCGCCCTTGCCTTCGACGCCGCCCGGTCGCACCTCTGGATCGGTTACCAGGACGGCGTGATGGACCGGCTCGACGTGCAGACGGGGACGGTGCGCACGATCCGGGACATCGCCCGGGCCGGGCAGTTTCCCAACCGGCGGATCAACCGGATCGTGGTGCATGGCGACTCGATCTTCGTGGCAACAGCCTTCGGGGTGGTTGTCTACGATCCGGTCCGGGAAGAAGTGCGGGATACCTACAGCCGGCTGGGAACGCTGCCTCCCACCACCGCGGTCCATGACGTGGCGGTGGCTCCCGTGCCCGGCGGCGGGCCCGGCCTCTGGCTGGGCACGGATCGCGGCATCGCCCACGCCGCGCTTGCCACGGTCAACCTGCAGGACCCGGCGGCGTGGACGGTCGAGGTGGCCGGCCTGCCCGGCCCCGATCCGGTCGTTCATGCGGTGGCGGGCTTCGAGGGACGGCTGTATGCCGGTACCCCCTTCGGCCTGTATCGTCGCCAGCCGGACGGGCGGTATGCGTCCGCCGGGGTCACCGGCCGGGCCGTGACGGATCTGCACGTCGCCGGCGACCGCCTCTTCGGGGTGGAACGCTTCAACCTCTTCGTCCTGGAGCCCGGCGGGCAGGGGCGGCTGTTGCAGGCCGACGGCTTCACCGAGCCGACGTCGGTGATGACGGGTCCCGACGGCAACCTCTGGTTCGGCGATGCGCTGGAGGGCCTGGTGGCCGTGGCCACGCCCGACGCCGTCGCCACGAAGCTCACCGTCCTGCAACGGCTCGTGCCGGAAGGACCCTTCAACGACCAGTTCGTCGACATGACGTTCGACCGGCAGGGCAACCTGTGGGCCGGCGAGGTCGGCGCGGGCAACTCGGGCTTCTACCGGCGCAGCCCGGACGGGCGCTGGACGAGCTACCTGGGACGGTTCTTCGGTGAGCTGGCCGGCACGGGCCGCTACACGTCGGTTCACGCCGATGCGCAGGGGAACGTGTGGGCCGCCTCCGAAGGGGGCGGGCTCGTGCAGGTGACGCCCGAGGGCACGCTCGTCCGCTACGACAGCCGGAACGCCTCGCTCCTGCCGGCCTCAGGCACGGACAACTTCGTCATCGTGGGCGGCGTCGCCTCCGACCCGGACGGAACGATCTGGGCCACGACCCGCGCCTCCCCGCGCCCCCTGCATGTGCGCACCCCGGACGGTACCTGGACGGCCCTGCCGCCCTATACGGGGCAGGGACTGACCTTCGCCTCTACCGCCTACGGGCGCATCTACGTCGATGCGTTCGAGCAGAAATGGATCGTCATCCGGAATGAAAACAACCTGGGGCAGATCCGTGGACTGATGATCCTGGATACGGGCGGCACACCCACCGACCCGTCGGACGACGTTTTCCGTTTTCTCGATGAGGAAGGGGGGGCCGGACGCGGTTTGCCCAGCCCGGCGGTCACCGCCGTGGTGGAGGATCAGGAGGGACTGGTCTGGATCGGCACCGAGGAGGGGCTGGCCTTCATGATCAACACTGGCATCGTCGCGCGCGACCCGAACAACGTCCCCAGCTGGCCCACGTGGGCGGATCGTTCCCGGGGCACTTTTACGCTCTTCGGGTTGCGGATCAACGGCCTGGCCGTCGATCCGGCGAACCGGCTCTGGGCGGCCACGAACGAGGGCGCCTGGCTCATCCGGGCCGCCCCGGAAGGCGGTTATGACCTCGTGGCTCATTTCTCGACGGACAACAGCCCGCTCTTCTCCAACACGGTGCTTTCGGTGGCCGTCGATGCCCGTACGGGCCAGGTGTACTTCGCCACGGACCGGGGGCTGCTCAGCTACCAGGGAGATGCCGTGGCGCCGGCCGAAAAGCCGGGCGACCTGTTCGTCTACCCCAATCCGGTCGTGCTGGCCGACGGCGACACGCCCGATATCATCATCGAGGGGCTGGTGCAGGAGACCGAGGTGCGCATCGTGGCGCCGCACGGGGCGGTGGTGGCCCGCCTCTCCGCCCGCGGCGGCCGCGTCCGCTGGGACGGGCGCGACCTGGACGGACGCCTGGTGCCCAGCGGGGTCTACCTCGTCATCGCCGTGGGACAGAACAACGAGGGGACCGCCTACGGTAAGGTGGCCGTCATCCGGTAG
- a CDS encoding HIT family protein, with translation MKRLWSPWRSQHLETWEQRKPGAATAPSLFTRLLAENEDEKNLILWRGELVFVIMNLYPYNNGHLMIVPYREVAAYEDLTPAEQAALAETLGRCIRWLNHALRPDGYNVGMNLGEAAGAGLPQHLHLHVVPRWRADTNFMPTIADVKVIPEALHDTYRKLRQAIEALERE, from the coding sequence ATGAAACGCCTGTGGAGCCCCTGGCGCTCGCAACATCTGGAAACCTGGGAACAGCGGAAGCCCGGTGCAGCGACCGCCCCTTCCCTTTTCACCCGGCTCCTCGCCGAGAACGAGGACGAGAAGAACCTGATCCTGTGGCGGGGGGAGCTGGTGTTCGTTATCATGAATCTTTATCCTTACAATAACGGCCATCTCATGATCGTGCCCTACCGCGAGGTGGCTGCCTATGAGGACCTCACCCCGGCCGAACAGGCCGCCCTGGCCGAAACGCTCGGCCGCTGCATCCGCTGGCTCAACCACGCCCTCCGCCCGGACGGCTACAACGTCGGCATGAACCTGGGCGAGGCGGCCGGCGCCGGCCTCCCGCAACACCTGCACCTGCACGTCGTACCCCGCTGGCGGGCCGACACGAACTTCATGCCCACCATCGCAGACGTCAAGGTGATTCCGGAAGCCCTCCACGACACCTACCGGAAACTCCGGCAGGCCATCGAAGCGCTGGAACGGGAGTGA
- a CDS encoding glycosyltransferase family 4 protein: protein MLPYSLSSVLLIGIVAFGITYLLMPAVRRFAVNVNWVDAPDGHRKIHVQSIPRVGGLAIWFGLVGAVLVILMTGRGFEVDRLSGHLATRSMLCLFAGATLAVATGLLDDVFQLRARYKLLGQVLSVVPVLFCRELVAGVVVLFGGGLPATLLAYVFIAGWVVFMMNAVNLIDGMDGLAGGVALIALFFMVLLGGMTGPVLLFCIAFGGALMAFLRYNLPPARVFMGDTGSLLIGYLLAILALTSLAADPSWSRALALIVVLALPVLDTTMTLVRRLARRRDPFAPDREHLHHRVLGRLFGSQPRAVMVFYLLGIGQGLYALFMVRWSTGVAFLLFGVAVLLGLLLLWELGYFDPGSYRPVTPASPSLRPSRRVKERREVIRAEGILHSPLGPRPPVL, encoded by the coding sequence ATGCTACCTTACAGCCTTTCGAGTGTTCTGCTCATCGGTATCGTTGCCTTTGGGATCACCTATCTGTTGATGCCCGCCGTGCGGCGTTTTGCGGTGAATGTGAACTGGGTCGATGCGCCGGACGGGCATCGCAAGATCCACGTGCAGAGCATCCCGCGTGTCGGCGGCCTGGCCATCTGGTTCGGGCTGGTCGGGGCCGTATTGGTCATCCTGATGACCGGTCGCGGTTTTGAGGTGGACCGGCTCTCCGGGCATCTGGCGACGCGCTCCATGCTCTGCCTCTTTGCCGGGGCGACGCTGGCCGTGGCAACCGGTCTGCTCGACGACGTCTTTCAGCTTCGTGCGCGTTACAAGTTGCTCGGGCAGGTACTCAGCGTCGTTCCCGTGCTGTTTTGCCGGGAGCTGGTCGCCGGGGTGGTGGTGTTGTTCGGGGGAGGCCTGCCGGCGACGTTGCTGGCCTACGTGTTCATCGCCGGCTGGGTCGTTTTCATGATGAACGCCGTCAACCTGATCGACGGGATGGACGGGCTCGCCGGTGGGGTGGCCCTCATTGCCCTGTTTTTCATGGTGTTGCTGGGAGGGATGACGGGCCCGGTGCTGCTCTTCTGTATCGCCTTCGGGGGAGCCCTCATGGCGTTTCTGCGCTACAACCTGCCGCCGGCCCGGGTGTTCATGGGCGACACCGGCAGCCTGCTCATCGGCTATCTGCTTGCCATCCTGGCCCTGACTTCGCTCGCGGCCGATCCGTCCTGGAGCCGGGCCCTGGCCCTGATCGTCGTCCTGGCCCTGCCGGTTCTGGACACGACGATGACCCTCGTGCGGCGCCTGGCCCGCCGGCGGGATCCGTTCGCGCCGGACCGGGAGCACCTGCACCATCGGGTGCTCGGACGCCTCTTCGGCAGCCAGCCCCGCGCTGTCATGGTCTTCTATCTGCTGGGGATCGGCCAGGGACTCTATGCCCTGTTCATGGTACGGTGGAGCACCGGCGTCGCCTTCCTGTTGTTCGGCGTGGCCGTCTTGCTGGGACTGCTGTTGCTCTGGGAGCTTGGTTATTTCGATCCCGGCTCGTACCGGCCGGTCACGCCTGCATCGCCGTCGCTCCGCCCGTCGCGTCGCGTGAAGGAGCGCCGTGAGGTGATCCGGGCCGAGGGGATCCTGCACAGCCCGCTCGGGCCTCGGCCGCCGGTGCTCTAG
- the nth gene encoding endonuclease III: protein MNRKARARAVLEALRRVIPRPETELRHENPYQLLVAVILSAQCTDERVNRVTPAFFEAFPTLEALAAAEPEDVYPLIRSISYPNNKAKHLVGMARMVRDAFGGEIPRTIPALQRLPGVGRKTAQVVASVAFDSEEALPVDTHVFRVAHRIGLVTDEADTPLKVERQLKRILPRKDWGEAHHLLILHGRYTCTARRPKCEACPVPPHCRYYERLQKLPPPLDGLDPGRGAFFCKTCARYFDAPVRHEDRYGVEQIACPACGSMNVFDTKTGRTTKRIKDYRV, encoded by the coding sequence GTGAATCGAAAAGCGCGTGCACGGGCGGTTCTGGAGGCGTTGCGGCGGGTGATTCCCCGCCCGGAGACGGAACTCCGGCACGAGAACCCGTATCAATTGCTGGTGGCGGTGATCCTCTCGGCCCAGTGCACCGACGAACGGGTCAACCGGGTGACGCCGGCCTTCTTCGAGGCTTTCCCGACGCTGGAGGCGCTGGCGGCGGCGGAGCCGGAGGACGTCTATCCGCTGATCCGGTCGATCTCCTACCCGAACAACAAGGCGAAGCACCTGGTGGGCATGGCCCGCATGGTGCGGGACGCCTTCGGAGGGGAGATCCCGCGCACGATTCCGGCATTGCAGCGCCTGCCCGGAGTCGGGCGTAAGACCGCGCAGGTGGTGGCCTCGGTCGCCTTCGACAGCGAGGAGGCCCTGCCGGTGGACACGCACGTCTTCCGGGTGGCACACCGCATCGGGCTGGTGACGGACGAGGCGGACACGCCGCTGAAGGTCGAGCGCCAGCTCAAGCGCATCCTGCCCCGGAAGGACTGGGGCGAGGCGCACCACCTGCTGATCCTGCACGGGCGCTACACCTGCACGGCCCGCCGGCCGAAGTGCGAGGCCTGCCCCGTGCCGCCGCATTGCCGGTACTACGAGCGCCTGCAGAAACTGCCGCCGCCGCTCGACGGCCTCGACCCGGGCCGGGGCGCCTTCTTCTGCAAGACGTGCGCCCGTTACTTCGACGCCCCCGTACGCCATGAGGACCGCTACGGCGTCGAGCAGATCGCCTGCCCTGCCTGCGGCTCGATGAACGTTTTCGACACGAAGACGGGCCGCACCACGAAGCGCATCAAGGATTACCGCGTCTGA